The Pedobacter mucosus genome window below encodes:
- a CDS encoding acyl-CoA dehydrogenase family protein has protein sequence MANIFSSIRNAYNLFKHLDFNKLELLSKKVDLPKMVETISNLDNKQIQGMMKMMGGGSGKKRELPPIDGDFYHLGDEALKDEDRDLQLKVRAFLEKEVKPIVNDYWNKAEFPFEIISKLAELNICGLTYKGYGCPGKSNLMEGILAMEMARIDTSISTFFGVQSGLAMGSIYLCGSEEQKQQWLPLMQQFKIIGAFGLTEPEVGSAAAGGLTTTCKKIDRKWILNGQKKWIGNATFADILIIWAREEESGDVKGFIVKKENVGFAVEKMQDKMALRIVQNGLITLTNCIVEESDRLLNANSFKDTAKVLQMTRAGVAWQAVGCARGAYENALEYTRTRKQFGKPIASFQLIQNHLVEMLANLTAMQTLCFRLSQLQDQGLLKDEHASLAKVFCSSRTRDVVSRAREVMGGNGILLEYNVARFVADAEAIYSYEGTKEINTLIVGRAITGFSAFV, from the coding sequence ATGGCGAATATATTCTCTTCGATAAGAAATGCATACAATCTTTTTAAACACTTGGATTTTAATAAGTTAGAGTTATTATCTAAAAAAGTCGATTTACCAAAAATGGTTGAAACCATTTCAAATTTAGACAATAAACAAATTCAGGGAATGATGAAAATGATGGGCGGTGGGTCTGGAAAAAAAAGAGAATTACCACCTATTGATGGCGATTTCTATCATTTAGGAGATGAAGCGTTGAAAGATGAGGATCGTGATCTTCAATTAAAAGTTAGGGCATTTCTAGAAAAAGAAGTTAAACCAATTGTAAACGATTATTGGAATAAAGCTGAGTTTCCATTCGAAATTATCTCAAAATTAGCCGAGCTTAATATTTGTGGTTTAACATATAAAGGATATGGTTGTCCTGGTAAATCTAATTTAATGGAAGGCATTTTAGCCATGGAAATGGCAAGAATAGACACTTCAATTTCCACCTTTTTTGGTGTTCAAAGCGGTTTGGCCATGGGTTCAATTTATCTTTGTGGATCTGAAGAGCAAAAACAACAATGGCTTCCTTTAATGCAGCAGTTTAAAATTATTGGAGCATTTGGGTTAACAGAACCCGAAGTTGGTTCGGCTGCAGCTGGAGGATTGACCACGACTTGTAAGAAAATTGATAGGAAATGGATTTTGAACGGTCAGAAAAAGTGGATTGGTAACGCAACTTTTGCCGATATATTAATAATTTGGGCAAGAGAGGAAGAAAGTGGTGATGTAAAGGGTTTCATTGTTAAAAAGGAGAATGTTGGTTTCGCTGTTGAGAAAATGCAAGACAAAATGGCTTTGCGCATTGTTCAGAATGGGTTAATCACGCTTACCAATTGTATTGTAGAAGAATCAGATCGTTTGCTAAACGCGAATTCTTTTAAGGATACCGCGAAAGTATTGCAAATGACAAGGGCCGGTGTGGCATGGCAAGCCGTTGGATGTGCCCGAGGCGCTTATGAAAATGCATTGGAATATACCAGAACCAGAAAACAATTTGGAAAACCGATTGCGTCATTTCAATTAATTCAAAATCATTTAGTAGAAATGTTGGCAAATTTAACTGCAATGCAAACGTTGTGTTTCCGCTTGTCGCAACTTCAGGACCAAGGTTTGTTAAAAGATGAGCATGCATCTTTGGCAAAGGTATTTTGTTCTTCTCGAACCAGAGATGTGGTGAGTAGAGCTCGCGAAGTGATGGGTGGTAATGGCATTTTGCTCGAATATAATGTTGCCCGTTTTGTTGCTGATGCTGAAGCAATATACTCTTACGAAGGCACAAAAGAAATAAATACTTTAATTGTAGGCAGAGCCATTACAGGGTTTTCAGCCTTTGTATAA
- the lat gene encoding L-lysine 6-transaminase translates to MYQLTVPANRVKESLSKHILADGFDLTYDMEKSHGAYIYDSKYNRTLLDFFTCFASVPLGYNHPKMVNDEGFIKSLLQAALANPSNSDVYTQQYAQFLETFSQVGIPNYLPHAFFIAGGGLAVENAIKVAMDWKVQKNFAKGYNKEKGFKVLHFEKAFHGRTGYTLSLTNTAPDKTKWFAKFDWPRVSVPLVNFPLEGFNLGQAIETEETSIFQIKQAFAEFKDEICAIIVEPIQSEGGDNHLREEFLIQLKALADENDAFLIYDEVQTGVGLTGKFWCHQHFSEKAKPDILAFGKKMQVCGILVGNKVDEVENNVFNVPSRINSTWGGNLVDMVRSTQILQIIEEDKLCDNATEVGDYLKNNLTQFAQKYNTINNVRGRGLLCSFDFPDTQMRNNFINKGIQNNVMFLGCGEKTIRFRPALCIEQKHIDQGLTVMEKILPLL, encoded by the coding sequence ATGTACCAATTAACAGTCCCGGCAAATCGAGTAAAGGAATCTTTAAGTAAGCACATTTTAGCTGATGGTTTCGACCTTACCTATGATATGGAGAAAAGCCATGGCGCTTATATTTATGATTCAAAATACAATAGAACTTTGCTTGACTTTTTTACCTGTTTTGCTTCCGTTCCATTAGGCTATAATCATCCGAAAATGGTAAATGATGAAGGGTTTATAAAAAGTCTTTTACAGGCAGCTCTTGCAAATCCATCAAATTCTGATGTTTATACTCAACAATATGCTCAATTCTTAGAAACGTTTTCGCAGGTTGGAATTCCTAATTATTTGCCACATGCTTTTTTTATTGCTGGAGGAGGTTTAGCCGTAGAAAATGCAATTAAAGTAGCTATGGATTGGAAAGTCCAAAAAAACTTTGCTAAAGGATATAATAAAGAAAAGGGTTTCAAGGTTTTGCATTTTGAAAAAGCATTTCACGGCAGAACTGGGTATACCTTAAGTTTAACAAATACAGCGCCTGACAAAACAAAGTGGTTTGCAAAATTTGATTGGCCAAGGGTAAGCGTACCTCTTGTTAACTTTCCTTTAGAAGGTTTTAATCTTGGTCAAGCAATTGAGACAGAAGAAACCTCCATCTTTCAAATTAAGCAAGCTTTTGCAGAATTTAAAGATGAAATTTGTGCAATAATTGTTGAGCCAATACAATCAGAAGGTGGAGATAATCATTTACGTGAGGAATTTTTGATTCAGTTAAAAGCCCTCGCTGATGAAAATGACGCGTTTTTAATTTATGATGAAGTACAAACTGGAGTAGGTTTAACCGGAAAATTTTGGTGCCACCAACACTTTAGCGAAAAAGCTAAACCAGACATTTTGGCTTTTGGTAAAAAGATGCAGGTTTGTGGGATTTTAGTCGGCAATAAGGTTGATGAAGTTGAAAATAATGTGTTTAATGTTCCAAGCAGAATTAATTCCACCTGGGGCGGTAACTTAGTTGATATGGTGCGTTCTACGCAAATATTACAAATTATAGAAGAAGATAAGCTATGCGATAACGCAACTGAAGTAGGTGATTATTTAAAAAATAATTTAACACAATTTGCACAAAAATACAATACCATAAACAATGTAAGAGGAAGAGGTTTGCTTTGCTCCTTTGATTTTCCCGATACCCAAATGAGAAACAATTTTATCAATAAAGGCATTCAGAATAATGTTATGTTTTTAGGCTGTGGAGAAAAAACAATTCGTTTCAGACCAGCATTGTGTATCGAGCAAAAACATATTGACCAAGGGTTGACGGTTATGGAAAAAATATTGCCTTTATTGTAG
- the msrA gene encoding peptide-methionine (S)-S-oxide reductase MsrA, protein MNTEKAILAGGCFWGVEELIRHYPGVISTVVGYTGGDVPNATYRNHGSHAEAIEIIFDPSALTYRALLEYFFQIHDPTTKNRQGNDLGASYRSAIFYADDTQRETAEKLIEEMDASGIWPGKIVTEVLPVSDFWNAEEEHQDYLQKNPYGYTCHFERPDWVMN, encoded by the coding sequence ATGAATACTGAAAAAGCCATTTTAGCGGGCGGTTGTTTTTGGGGGGTAGAAGAACTTATCCGCCATTATCCTGGTGTAATTTCGACGGTTGTGGGTTATACTGGCGGTGATGTTCCAAATGCAACGTACCGGAATCATGGATCGCATGCAGAAGCTATTGAAATAATATTTGATCCATCAGCATTAACATATCGTGCACTTCTCGAATATTTCTTTCAAATTCACGATCCAACAACAAAAAATAGACAAGGAAATGATTTAGGCGCTTCTTATCGTTCTGCTATTTTTTATGCGGATGATACCCAGCGTGAGACTGCGGAAAAGCTGATTGAAGAAATGGATGCTTCTGGAATTTGGCCTGGTAAAATCGTTACTGAAGTTTTGCCAGTAAGTGATTTCTGGAATGCTGAAGAAGAACATCAAGATTATTTGCAAAAAAATCCTTATGGATATACCTGTCACTTTGAAAGGCCTGATTGGGTAATGAACTAA
- the bshB1 gene encoding bacillithiol biosynthesis deacetylase BshB1 produces MKLDILVIAVHPDDAELCCSGTILKHIALGKKVGLVDLTRGELGTRGTAETRDIEAADSSKILGLHARENLRMRDGFFLNDEFHRLEVIKVIRKYQPEIILSNALEDRHPDHGRAGDLVYDAVFLSGLPKIETQINGEAQSAHRPRLLLQYIQDRYLKPDIIVDISDHMDKKIESIKAFKTQFYNPDVEGLDTYISSPEFFETVIGRSREFGKSIGATFGEGFTSRKLLGVNNLFDLK; encoded by the coding sequence ATGAAATTAGATATTTTAGTTATTGCTGTACATCCTGATGATGCCGAACTTTGCTGCTCTGGAACAATTTTGAAGCATATTGCTTTAGGTAAAAAAGTAGGATTAGTTGATTTAACACGAGGCGAATTAGGTACACGCGGCACTGCTGAAACAAGAGATATTGAAGCTGCAGATTCTTCAAAAATCTTAGGTTTACATGCCCGTGAAAATCTAAGAATGAGGGATGGATTTTTTCTAAATGATGAGTTTCATCGTTTAGAAGTGATAAAAGTTATTCGAAAATATCAACCCGAAATTATATTATCTAATGCTTTGGAAGATCGGCATCCAGATCATGGAAGGGCAGGGGATTTAGTTTATGATGCCGTATTTCTTTCTGGCCTACCAAAAATTGAAACGCAAATTAATGGGGAAGCGCAGTCAGCTCATCGACCGAGATTATTATTGCAATATATTCAGGATCGCTATTTGAAACCAGATATTATCGTTGATATTTCTGATCATATGGATAAAAAAATTGAATCAATTAAGGCTTTTAAAACTCAATTTTATAATCCAGATGTTGAAGGGTTAGATACCTATATTTCTTCTCCAGAATTTTTTGAAACTGTTATTGGTCGTTCAAGGGAATTTGGAAAAAGTATAGGAGCTACTTTTGGTGAAGGATTTACATCTAGAAAGTTATTGGGCGTGAATAATTTATTTGATTTAAAGTAA
- a CDS encoding glutathione peroxidase, translated as MQKGIPNVYSFKVKKINGDDQPLSAYRNKVLLIVNTASECGFTPQLKELQQLKDEINDPNFEILGFPTNDFGKQEPLVGSEIASFCEINHGVKFPVFDKIFVRGEYAHPLYQFLSDKKQNLKLSSKPRWNFHKYIVNYKGEVEDYFLPFTKPLSSKIKKKIQRLLSEITP; from the coding sequence ATGCAAAAAGGCATTCCTAATGTTTATTCATTTAAAGTAAAAAAAATAAATGGCGATGATCAGCCATTATCTGCATACAGAAATAAAGTTTTATTGATTGTTAATACTGCTTCAGAATGTGGATTTACACCTCAGTTAAAAGAATTGCAACAACTTAAAGATGAAATTAATGATCCGAATTTTGAAATATTGGGTTTTCCAACAAATGATTTTGGAAAACAAGAGCCTTTAGTTGGATCAGAGATTGCTTCCTTTTGCGAAATTAATCATGGAGTAAAATTTCCTGTTTTTGATAAGATTTTCGTTCGCGGGGAATATGCCCATCCGCTTTATCAGTTTCTAAGTGATAAAAAACAAAATTTAAAGTTGAGCTCTAAACCTCGATGGAATTTCCATAAATATATTGTGAATTATAAAGGTGAGGTAGAAGATTATTTTCTGCCATTTACAAAACCTTTAAGTTCGAAAATTAAAAAGAAAATTCAGCGCCTGTTGAGTGAAATTACCCCTTAA
- a CDS encoding 1-aminocyclopropane-1-carboxylate deaminase/D-cysteine desulfhydrase: MFEKIYSPVQKLNLSPFSNLFVKRDDLIDPYISGNKWRKLKYILQRASIDKKSHLITFGGAYSNHLVATAAAAAKSGLMSTAFVRGDEEVNNEMLMLCKLYGMKLIFTDRESYRNKTALFNAHFQNDSHAYFIDEGGASPEAVLGCSEIIAELPNTYDHIFCAAGTGTTAAGLLEGINAANLKTKLHIIPVLKGGEFIKDEILKYTASSDQLILHLDYHFGGYAKITPILIEFIKNFILKTGVLIDPVYTAKMFYAIVDLQQQGIIKESDKILAIHTGGLLGILGMKDKF; the protein is encoded by the coding sequence GTGTTTGAAAAAATATACAGTCCTGTACAAAAATTAAATTTAAGTCCATTTAGCAATTTATTTGTAAAACGTGATGACTTAATTGATCCCTATATATCTGGTAATAAATGGCGAAAGCTTAAGTACATTCTCCAAAGAGCAAGCATCGATAAGAAATCTCATTTAATTACTTTTGGTGGAGCTTATTCTAACCATTTGGTTGCTACCGCCGCCGCTGCTGCCAAATCCGGTCTAATGTCTACCGCTTTTGTTCGTGGTGATGAAGAAGTTAACAATGAAATGTTAATGCTTTGCAAGCTTTACGGTATGAAACTGATATTTACTGATCGCGAAAGTTACCGCAATAAAACAGCTCTATTTAATGCACATTTTCAAAATGATAGTCATGCTTATTTTATCGATGAGGGTGGCGCATCGCCAGAAGCGGTTTTGGGATGTTCAGAAATTATTGCAGAACTGCCAAATACTTATGATCATATTTTTTGTGCAGCAGGTACAGGCACAACAGCGGCTGGTTTATTAGAAGGAATAAATGCAGCTAATTTAAAAACCAAACTTCATATAATACCAGTTTTAAAGGGAGGTGAATTTATTAAGGATGAAATTTTAAAATATACAGCCAGTTCTGATCAATTGATTTTACATTTAGACTATCATTTTGGTGGCTATGCTAAAATAACCCCAATCCTAATTGAATTTATAAAAAATTTTATTTTGAAAACAGGTGTACTTATCGACCCAGTTTATACGGCAAAAATGTTCTATGCAATTGTTGATCTTCAACAACAAGGTATTATTAAAGAAAGCGATAAAATTCTAGCCATACATACTGGCGGACTTTTAGGCATACTAGGAATGAAAGATAAATTTTAA
- a CDS encoding DUF4294 domain-containing protein codes for MKLKGLFFLCIVMIFTLSLAAQETTTPVFPKSGKSDTIRVASTNVDGVMIPWMQLNDVSIYALRIWKSPEEQMAFNRLRYNVLKVMPYALYAKRRYEQLEQDIARTPEKKEQKKLVKQCDNEIKGMFNREIKDLTITQGQILTKLIDREVGRTTYDIVKQTKGGFAAFSYQIVARVVGHNLKSTYDPKQDRDIESIIRTSGFYQ; via the coding sequence ATGAAATTAAAAGGTCTCTTTTTTCTTTGTATTGTAATGATTTTTACCCTTTCGCTAGCGGCACAGGAGACTACAACCCCTGTTTTTCCAAAAAGTGGTAAAAGTGATACGATACGAGTTGCCTCTACAAATGTTGATGGTGTAATGATTCCTTGGATGCAATTGAATGATGTAAGTATTTATGCTTTACGAATTTGGAAGTCTCCTGAAGAGCAAATGGCGTTTAATAGATTAAGGTACAATGTTTTAAAAGTTATGCCTTATGCTTTATACGCCAAGCGGAGATATGAGCAATTGGAGCAGGATATTGCCCGAACACCAGAGAAGAAAGAGCAGAAAAAATTGGTTAAGCAATGCGATAATGAAATTAAAGGCATGTTTAATCGAGAAATTAAAGATTTAACTATAACTCAAGGCCAAATTTTAACTAAACTCATTGATAGAGAAGTTGGCCGCACTACTTATGATATCGTAAAGCAAACAAAAGGTGGTTTTGCAGCTTTTTCTTATCAGATTGTTGCTCGTGTTGTAGGTCATAATTTAAAAAGTACTTACGATCCGAAGCAGGATAGAGATATAGAATCCATCATTCGTACCTCAGGGTTTTATCAATAA
- a CDS encoding DUF6588 family protein: MKKLYYPKAFLCFIIVCMGQQVNAQQHVEDLFKSGPADATKLINAYFDPLYKGLGAGLTDGWTNTAKSKGFLKFDVRVSATAAFVPQSDRTYDVNTLGLNNIKPALGSSSIGPTAFGNDEEGGRMQIYTSGGLPTTSFFNLPQGLGFHVVPSAQIQATLGLPKNIDISLRAMPKVQISEDLGSLSMIGFGAKIELLPLLAGKSEKIIPIDIAIAGGFTQYKYTLPLNTNNSSNSDQRIDARFNGVNIDAIVSKQLLFFTPFASVGYQTSNTNLRALGTYNFDTGNGTSATFTDPVSSKQTNIDGLKGTLGFQLKFGFFRLYGSYTESKYSMVNAGIGFGVGK, encoded by the coding sequence ATGAAAAAACTTTACTACCCAAAAGCCTTTTTATGCTTCATAATCGTTTGTATGGGGCAACAAGTAAATGCGCAGCAACACGTTGAAGATTTATTTAAATCTGGTCCAGCAGATGCCACGAAACTTATAAATGCCTATTTTGACCCACTATATAAAGGCTTAGGAGCAGGTTTAACTGATGGTTGGACAAACACTGCTAAATCGAAAGGGTTTTTAAAGTTTGACGTAAGGGTATCTGCAACTGCAGCATTTGTTCCACAATCTGACAGAACATATGATGTTAATACTTTAGGTTTAAACAATATTAAGCCAGCTTTAGGATCGTCGTCTATAGGGCCAACGGCTTTCGGCAATGATGAAGAAGGCGGTAGAATGCAAATTTACACAAGTGGTGGTTTGCCAACAACTTCATTTTTTAATTTACCACAAGGCCTTGGGTTCCATGTTGTACCATCAGCCCAAATACAAGCCACGCTTGGTTTACCAAAAAATATAGACATTTCATTGAGGGCAATGCCTAAAGTTCAAATTAGTGAGGATTTAGGCAGTTTATCAATGATTGGATTTGGAGCTAAAATTGAATTGCTTCCACTATTAGCTGGTAAATCGGAAAAGATTATCCCCATTGACATTGCCATTGCTGGCGGTTTCACCCAATATAAATATACACTTCCACTTAATACAAATAACTCGTCAAATTCGGATCAACGCATTGATGCTAGATTTAATGGTGTAAATATTGATGCAATAGTTTCCAAACAGCTTTTGTTTTTCACTCCGTTCGCAAGTGTGGGTTATCAAACCTCAAATACAAATTTAAGAGCTCTTGGCACCTATAATTTCGATACTGGAAACGGTACTTCGGCAACATTTACTGATCCAGTATCAAGTAAGCAAACGAATATCGATGGCTTAAAAGGTACGCTTGGCTTTCAACTTAAATTCGGTTTTTTTAGATTATATGGCTCTTATACTGAATCGAAATATAGTATGGTGAACGCAGGCATTGGTTTTGGTGTTGGTAAATAA
- a CDS encoding RluA family pseudouridine synthase, with translation MENEVELQESEEQELYEHLKIIVDKGQSLLRIDKFLMIRIENASRNRIQNAIDAGNVLVNQKQIKASYKVKPHDEISIVLPHPPRDTEVYPENIPIEIIYEDSDLLLVNKAAGMVVHPGFNNYTGTLVNALAFHFEQLPQLPGNEGRPGLVHRIDKDTSGLLLVSKNEKSITHLARQFFDHSITRKYIALVWGDIENDGTVTGYIGRSLKDRRIMDIFDEEDKGKWSVTHYKVLKRLGYVTLISCELETGRTHQIRAHMQHIGHPLFNDATYGGDKILKGTTFTKYKQFVENCFELLPRQALHAQSLGFIHPTTKEYMHFESQLPPDFKAALTKWENYIATT, from the coding sequence ATGGAAAATGAGGTTGAGCTACAAGAATCAGAGGAGCAGGAATTATATGAGCATCTAAAAATCATTGTTGATAAAGGGCAATCACTGCTTCGTATTGACAAATTTTTAATGATTCGGATAGAAAACGCATCGCGTAACCGTATTCAAAATGCAATAGATGCAGGCAATGTTTTAGTAAATCAAAAACAAATAAAAGCAAGCTATAAAGTAAAACCTCATGATGAAATTTCAATCGTTTTACCACATCCACCTCGTGATACTGAAGTTTATCCTGAAAATATTCCTATAGAAATTATATATGAGGATAGCGATTTGCTTTTGGTTAATAAGGCTGCAGGAATGGTTGTTCATCCTGGTTTTAATAATTACACAGGAACGTTGGTTAATGCATTAGCTTTCCATTTCGAACAATTGCCGCAGTTGCCTGGTAATGAAGGCAGACCTGGATTGGTACATAGAATTGATAAAGATACTTCGGGATTATTATTGGTGAGTAAGAATGAGAAATCCATTACCCATTTGGCCAGACAATTTTTTGATCACAGCATCACTAGGAAGTATATTGCTTTGGTTTGGGGTGATATTGAAAATGATGGTACAGTAACAGGATACATTGGCCGAAGCTTAAAAGATCGGCGTATAATGGACATTTTCGACGAAGAAGATAAAGGAAAATGGTCGGTTACACATTATAAAGTTTTAAAGCGTTTAGGCTATGTAACACTTATAAGTTGCGAATTAGAAACAGGTCGTACTCACCAAATCCGGGCACACATGCAGCATATCGGGCATCCACTATTTAATGATGCTACTTACGGTGGTGATAAGATTTTAAAAGGAACTACGTTTACTAAATATAAGCAGTTTGTAGAAAACTGCTTTGAATTACTGCCAAGGCAAGCATTACACGCACAATCCTTAGGTTTCATTCACCCAACTACAAAAGAATATATGCATTTTGAATCTCAATTACCGCCAGATTTTAAAGCGGCGTTAACTAAATGGGAAAATTATATCGCTACCACGTAA